One genomic region from Haloterrigena gelatinilytica encodes:
- a CDS encoding NusA-like transcription termination signal-binding factor gives MGVTLDDDARQYLAAFEDVTDVSGQDCLVTDAPTADADADERLIVVVSSGRMSEAIGPGGRTVRQYEERVGKPVRLVEDADDPEAFVANALSPAAVYNVTISENDDTVAYVEVADEDRGVAIGSNGQTIEAARTLARRHFGIDDVQLI, from the coding sequence ATGGGCGTCACCCTCGACGACGACGCCCGTCAGTACCTGGCCGCCTTCGAGGACGTCACCGACGTCAGCGGCCAGGACTGTCTGGTCACCGACGCGCCGACGGCCGACGCCGACGCCGACGAACGACTGATCGTCGTCGTCTCGAGCGGCCGGATGAGCGAGGCGATCGGTCCCGGTGGGCGGACCGTCAGGCAGTACGAGGAGCGCGTCGGGAAACCCGTCAGACTCGTCGAAGACGCCGACGATCCGGAGGCGTTCGTCGCCAACGCGCTCTCGCCGGCGGCGGTGTACAACGTCACGATCAGCGAAAACGACGACACCGTCGCCTACGTCGAGGTCGCCGACGAGGACCGCGGCGTCGCCATCGGTTCGAACGGGCAGACGATCGAGGCCGCGCGGACGCTCGCACGGCGTCACTTCGGGATCGACGACGTACAGCTCATTTAA
- the rpoA2 gene encoding DNA-directed RNA polymerase subunit A'', whose amino-acid sequence MTNVDYDVTDDMIAVVEDTDLPRRLKDEVYETLEDRGDATVQDADELARAVESRYLDTRVDPLDPVGTVSAQSIGEPGTQLTMNTFHYAGVAEIDVTQGLPRLIELVDARKTPDTPMMTVYLEDEYAAEREKAHEVVWNIEATKILALGDVSTNVADMRVQISLNEDTLRERMITPEEVAEIIEDNLGVSTVQQGTEIQFGPEEPSYRDLLQLVEELRDITFKGIEEISRVVIRREELEEGEQFVLYTEGSAFGDVLEIEGVDASRTTCNNIHEIHRNLGIEAAREAIIEETNNTLAEQGLDDVNVRHLMLVADMMTNRGEIESIGRHGISGSKESVLARAAFEVTVNHLLNAAIHGETDELDGVTENVIVGKPIKLGTGDVDLRMGSTKSSGSQAD is encoded by the coding sequence ATGACTAACGTCGACTACGACGTCACCGACGACATGATCGCGGTCGTCGAGGACACCGACCTCCCCCGCCGGCTCAAGGACGAGGTCTACGAGACCCTCGAGGACCGCGGCGACGCCACCGTCCAGGACGCCGACGAGCTCGCGAGGGCCGTCGAGTCCCGCTACCTCGACACCCGCGTCGATCCGCTCGACCCCGTCGGGACCGTCTCGGCCCAGTCGATCGGAGAGCCCGGGACGCAGCTGACGATGAACACGTTCCACTACGCGGGAGTCGCGGAGATCGACGTGACCCAGGGGCTGCCGCGGCTGATCGAGCTGGTCGACGCCCGGAAGACCCCGGACACGCCGATGATGACCGTCTACTTAGAGGACGAGTACGCCGCCGAACGCGAGAAGGCCCACGAGGTCGTCTGGAACATCGAGGCCACCAAGATCCTCGCGCTCGGTGACGTCTCGACCAACGTCGCGGACATGCGCGTCCAGATCTCGCTCAACGAGGACACGCTCCGCGAGCGGATGATCACGCCCGAAGAAGTCGCCGAAATCATCGAGGACAACCTCGGCGTGAGCACGGTCCAACAGGGGACCGAGATCCAGTTCGGCCCCGAGGAGCCGTCCTACCGGGATCTGCTCCAGCTGGTCGAGGAACTGCGCGATATCACGTTCAAGGGGATCGAAGAGATCTCCCGCGTCGTCATTCGCCGCGAGGAACTCGAGGAGGGCGAGCAGTTCGTCCTCTACACCGAGGGATCCGCCTTCGGCGACGTCCTGGAGATCGAGGGCGTCGACGCCTCGCGAACGACGTGTAACAACATCCACGAGATCCACCGCAACCTCGGCATCGAGGCCGCCCGCGAAGCGATCATCGAGGAGACGAACAACACGCTCGCCGAGCAGGGGCTCGACGACGTGAACGTCCGGCACCTCATGCTGGTCGCGGACATGATGACCAACCGCGGCGAGATCGAGTCGATCGGCCGCCACGGTATCTCGGGATCGAAGGAATCCGTGCTCGCCCGCGCGGCTTTCGAGGTCACGGTCAACCACCTGCTCAACGCCGCGATCCACGGCGAAACCGACGAACTCGACGGCGTCACGGAGAACGTCATCGTCGGGAAACCGATCAAGCTCGGCACCGGCGACGTCGACCTCCGGATGGGGTCGACGAAATCCAGCGGCAGTCAGGCCGACTGA